Proteins from a genomic interval of Lolium perenne isolate Kyuss_39 chromosome 1, Kyuss_2.0, whole genome shotgun sequence:
- the LOC127332786 gene encoding uncharacterized protein gives MGDPYLIWAAHSHQMLAGPCFAFFGIPLSLIDGNYTSWRELFLVALGCYGLTTRVTGEATPFDTSPTSAWGRDDYTVLSWIYGSIDTDLLDIVMRPGSTALTIWDVIENLFRDNKKHRTIQLEANFRNTPQGDLSISDYCAKLKNLAEALTNIGQPISEETLVLTLLHGLNDICAHLRLFLLFQVSFASFLQTRSALILEETQRRTDAHNAASTAL, from the coding sequence ttcttcggaatacccctcagccTCATCGACGGCAACTACACAAGCTGGAGGGAGCTCTTCCTCGTCGCTCTCGGATGCTATGGTCTCACCACCCGTGTTACTGGCGAGGCCACCCCCTTCGACACGTCCCCCACCTCTGCTTGGGGCCGCGATGACTACACCGTGCTCTCCTGGATCTACGGCTCCATCGACACCGACCTCCTCGACATCGTCATGCGTCCTGGCTCCACCGCGCTCACCATCTGGGACGTCATCGAGAACCTCTTCCGCGACAACAAGAAGCACCGCACCATCCAGCTTGAGGCCAACTTCCGCAACACACCACAAGGCGATCTCTCCATCAGTGACTACTGcgccaagctcaagaacctcgccGAAGCCCTCACTAACATCGGCCAGCCCATCAGCGAAGAGACGCTGGTTCTGACGCTCCTCCACGGCCTTAATGATATTTGCGCCCATCTGCGTTTGTTTCTTCTGTTTCAGGTGTCGTTCGCCTCGTTTCTTCAGACGCGCTCCGCCCTCATCCTGGAAGAAACTCAGCGGCGCACCGACGCCCACAACGCCGCCTCCACCGCACTCTAG